A stretch of Maridesulfovibrio zosterae DSM 11974 DNA encodes these proteins:
- a CDS encoding transposase: MKAKVRQRSNWKCPRYFGIDEENISYGHGGIMRAMLCRQDRLSDKRKDLLADYFQAQPAIESIYHFCNELNGLLRTRTQNHINCKKYIFELLDKIKQLQQSPFAPLRTLGRTLNSWKEEVARMFRYTKNNGITEGFHRKMKLIQRRAYWFRNFENYRLRVRFCAGSRE; the protein is encoded by the coding sequence ATCAAGGCAAAAGTCCGGCAGCGCAGCAACTGGAAATGCCCTCGTTATTTCGGGATTGATGAAGAAAATATTTCTTATGGTCACGGTGGAATTATGAGAGCAATGCTCTGTCGGCAGGACCGTTTGTCCGACAAAAGGAAAGACCTTTTAGCTGATTATTTTCAGGCACAACCAGCCATCGAAAGTATCTATCATTTTTGCAATGAGCTAAATGGTCTTCTTAGGACTAGAACTCAAAACCATATAAATTGCAAAAAATACATTTTCGAATTGCTTGATAAAATCAAGCAACTTCAGCAGAGTCCTTTTGCTCCGCTTCGGACACTGGGCAGAACTCTGAACAGCTGGAAAGAAGAAGTGGCCCGCATGTTTCGCTACACAAAAAACAACGGGATAACGGAAGGGTTTCATCGTAAAATGAAACTCATTCAACGACGGGCATACTGGTTCAGAAACTTTGAAAATTATCGGCTGCGTGTGCGGTTTTGTGCGGGTAGTCGAGAGTAG